Below is a genomic region from Spongiibacter nanhainus.
ACTCAGACGCTGCAACAATTAGAAGGCTACGAATTCCGTCAGTACTCCCCGGATCTAAGTGACGGCAGCGATGGCAACGTTCAGCTGCGCAAGACCAACCTGCATGGATTCAAGGCGGACTTATGCAGCGCCGCCGGCGTGATCTGTAATGCCGGTTTCGAATTAATCAGCGAGTGTCTGCATATGGGCATTCCCGCCCTGGCCAAGCCGGTGGCAGGACAGTCGGAACAGCTTGGTAATGCCGCGGCGCTGCGGCAATTGGGTTGCGCCTCCGTTATGGAGGATTTTTCAGTCGCGGCGATTCGCGACTGGCTGGCCAGCCAACCCCAACACTCTCCTCGCCACTACCCCGATGTGGCGGCCGCGATTTGCGACTGGCTGCTTAAAGGCCAGTGGCACGACAGTGCCGGACTGGTAGAAAGTCTCTGGCAACGTACTGACCGTGCGCCACTCACGCTGGCCAAAACAGGCTAGCCTCTGTCTGCTGTGGTATGAGTAGCGAGCTGGGACAGTCAATCACTGAACACGCAGATGGCGCCGTAGGCCCCCACCTTCCACCACTGAGTGAGGTGCTGGATCAGTGCCGGGGCCGCCTATACCGACGCCTGTCGGAATTAATTTCCCTGGAGCAGCTGTGTCGGCAGGCCGGTGACTGGGTGAGCACCCGCACTGAGGCCTTGATCGACGTGGATGATTACCGCCTGCCAGTGGTCTCTATCTGTATCGGTGAGCCCACCAAGGCGCGCTGCTGCCTGCTGCTCACCGGCGGCATCCACGGCGTGGAACGCATCGGCACTCAGGTATTGCTGGCGTGGCTGGAGTCGGTGATCGAGCGCTGCCGATGGGATAGTCACTGGCGCCAACAGTTTCAAGAAGACGTCGCCATTGTCGCCCTGCCCATCGTCAACCCAGGCGGCATGCTCAAAGACTGGCGCAGCAATCCCCGTCATGTCGATCTCAACCGCCACGCCCCCATCAATGCCGAGGACAAAGTACCCTTTCTGGTGGGTGGGCAGCGCCTGTGGCGAAAACTGCCCTGGCACCGGGGCCACTTCGAACAGGAGGTCGAGGCCGAGTTCCTCGCTCTGCAAAATGTCATAGACCGCTACAGCTCGCCCCAGCGGCCCATGCTGGCAGTAGACCTCCACTCGGGCTTTGGCTTTCGGGATCACCTGTGGATTCCCTACGCCTATCGGCGGGAGCCCATCGAAGATATCGGCAGCTATATGGCCCTCAAGCTACTGTGGGAGCGCAACTTTCCCCATCACAACTACGCCTTTGGCCCCCAGTCGATGCACTACCTCAGCCACGGCGATATGTGGGATTACTTCCACCGCCGCGGCACGCAGCAAGGCCACACCTTACTACCACTGACTTTGGAAATGGGCTCGTGGCTGTGGGTAAAAAAGCACCCGCGGCAGTTGTTCAGCTTTGCCGGGCTGTTTAACCCCACTGTGCCCCATCGCCATGCCCGAGTGCTGCGCAGCCACTTGGTATTGCTGGACTTCCTGCTGGCGGCCATACGCAACCCAGACAGCTGGATTGTTAGTGGCGAACGCGATCGGCACATGCAACAGATAGCACAAACCCTGTGGTATCGGAATCTGCCGTGACAGAGGAAAAGATACACCACTGGCTATTTTTGCGGGGACTATCCCGGGAACAGGCTCACTGGGGAGAGTTTGCGCGAGGCTGCAGGGAACAACTGGGCTGGCAATGCCACTTTCTCGACCTGCCCGGCTTTGGCGACCAACATCCCCTCAACTCACCGCTGACCATCCCCGCAATACGACAGCAGGTCGCAGAGCGCTTTAGTGGCGAGCACACAAGGCCAATGGGCATCGTTGCACTGTCACTGGGGGGCATGGTGGCACTGGACTGGTTGGCGGCAGATCCGCAACGCTTTCACGCTGCCGTACTCATCAATAGCAGCAGTCGCTTAAGTCCGTGGTATCAGCGACTGCAAGTCAGTCAGGTGCGGCATGTGGCAAAAGCCCTGCTCTCAACAAAGCCTGTGGATCAGGAGCGGGCCATTTTAAACATGGTCAGCAATCGCGACTGGGGCAGTGGCGCAAAACAAGACGATCTCGTATTGGAGCAATGGCTAAACATTCGTCACTGTCACCCCATCACCAAAGCCAATACCTTGCGCCAACTATTTGCCGCTAGCCGCTTTCGGCCGCCGGCGACTCTGCCTTTATCACCGCTGTTTATCACCAGCTATGGCGATCGTATGGTGTCCTGGAAATGCAGCGCCGAATTGGCCAAACACTATGGTGGCCAGCTGATCGCACACCCCGATGCAGGGCACGATCTTCCTCTGGACGATCCAGGCTGGCTGATTGATTGCTTAAGGCAGCGCTTGAGCTAACGCAGCTTATTATTTGCTTTTCAGGCCGCGTGGCTATCCGTATCACTCGCTGACTGCGGCCCGGCTGATTGCAGCCCGGCTGACCGCAGCCCGGAACTATCAATATAACGCTTGTAACGGGCTGGCTTCATTTGTTCAATATCGACCATCACCAAACCGTCGATACAGTCGGCAAAATCCGGGTCGATATTAAAGTCGGCAAAGCTAACGCCACCAGGCTCACAGAGTTCGGTGTACTGTTTATACAACGTGGGCACTGCACAATCCATAGCGCTCAACTGAGCTTTAAGGCGCGCGAACTCCTCATTGTAATTCTCACCGGTAAAGGGCGATGGCTGATGCTCGGAGCGGTAAGGGAGCTTGGCACTAGCCCATTGCTCAGGTGCGACAAAATGCGCTTGGTAGAACTGCACAATCAGATCTTTGGCTGCTTTGGGCATACTGTCGCTCAGACTGACCGGACCAAACAAATAGCGCACATCCCGGTGGCGACGAAGGTAGGTCCCTACCCCTTGCCACAGGTAGTCCAGAGCGCTGCGGCCCCAGTAGCGGGGCTGAACGAAACTGCGGCCCAGCTCTGCACCCTGCTCAAATATTGGCCCGCTCAACCCAGGGTCGTAGTCAAACAAGGTTGCGCTGTAAAACTGCTGATCACCTTCCAGGCTCGCACCACGTTTCAATCGGTAGGCGCCCACCAGCTCCAATTGATTTTCATCCCACAGCACAATGTGGTCATAGTAAGCGTCGTAAGTATCCACATCCCTGCGGTGGCCAGTGCCTTCCCCCACCGCCCTGAAGCTGATTTCCCGGAGGCGGCCGATCTCCCGCATGATCACGCAATCACCGCTGTACTGGTAGCAGTAGATCTCCATACCGTCCCGCGTTGTGCCCAGCTTTTCGCACTGGCGGATCGCCCGGCGCAGTAGCTGACGGTCCTCGGGATGGGCAACCGGCTGTGCTTCCGGCATAAAACAGGGCTCGCCGCGGCGACGACGCTTACCCAGCTTGTAAATATGCTTTTTAAACAGACGCACTTTAGCCTGAGCAGTCAGCGGCAAATTGCGGTGCAAGTCGGTCTCGATAGCGGGACCGATAGTGACCCTCACCGTGCGATTGTTCTGCTTAAACATTTCCCGAATCAGCCACAACGTAGACAGCGGCTTGGCCAGCATCGACAGGGCGTAAAAGAACACCGAATTGCGGGCATTGATATGTACCGGCAGAATCGGCGCATTGGTTTTTTCGGCAAATTTGATAAAACCGTTGTGCCAGCGACCGTCGCGAATACCGGCAGGGCTAAACCGGGAGACCTCCCCGGCCGGAAAGATAATCACAGCGCCTTCACCTTTAAGGTGATCCTGAATCGCCTTTAAATTCTCTTTGCGGTTGGCTTTGCCGCTCATATTATCCACCGGCAGCAGCATACTGCGCAGAGGTTTAATGGCGTAGAGCACATCGTTGGCCACCACTTTGACGTCGCCGCGAACCTCCGACACCAACTTCAGTAGCGCCAAGCCGTCCAAACTGCCGATGGGATGGTTGGAGATAATCACCACCCGCCCAGACACCGGAATGCGCTCCTTATCCAGGGCGCTGACAGCATAGCCAAAATCAAAGAAATCCAAGACCTGCTCGACAAAATCCAGGCCCTGTAGATGCGGATAGTCCTTTTCAAACTGCTTGAATTCGGCCTCGTGAAACAGGTACTGCAGCAAAGCCGCGAGGGTCTTGCGAATATGGGGATTACCTGTTGCCAAGCGGGGAAAGCGTTCTTCAATAACGGCATCGACGGAAATCATATTGTCTCCTCAACCGGCGCGGCGCAGTGGCAGGATATCGGCGCTGGCCGGTTCACCATCGTGATGCAGGCTGTCTAACAAGGTCTGGCGCTCGGTCCAGTTAAGCAATTCCATTTTGCCTTCGGCGGTTTCACCCAGCACCGTGCAGTTCTCAATCCAATCGCCGTCATTGCAGTACAACAGGCCGTCGATTTCTTTCAGTGCCGGCTGGTGGATGTGGCCACAGATCACACCGTCCAGGCCCCGGCGCTTGGCTTCACGCACCGCTGCTTCCTCAAAGACATCGATAACCTGACGAGCGTTGGGAATACGCTGCTTGATGTAAGTAGCCAGTGACCAGTAGTGACGACCGAAGCGGCGACGGAAAAAGTTGGCCCAACGGTTCAAGAACAACAGCAAATCGTAGGCGGCATCACCAATCAGGTCTTCCCACTTACTCAATTGGATATGCTCGTCGAGAATATCGCCGTGGAACATCAGCAGACGCTTGCCAGTCACGGTGGTGTAAATCGCTTCCCGTTTTACTTCGATGGGGCCAAACAGATTATCGGTGTAGTCCCGGAAAGGTTCGTCGTGGTTGCCGGGGATGTAGACCACGCGGGTGCCGCTATTGGCCATGTGGAACAGGCGTCGAACCACGTCATAGTGAGATGGCGGCCAGAACAGCGTGCGCTTCATGGCCCACAGGTCGACCACATCGCCAACCAGGTAGATCGTGTCGCACTCGACACGGGAGAGAAAATCCAACAGATACTCGGCGCGGCAATCCTTAAAACCCAGGTGGATGTCCGACAGCCAAATGGTTTTGTATTTGAGTTTTTCTGTCACCGTGATGCACCCTCGCTATGCATTTGGCGACATGCTATCGATGACAAGTGACAGAAAAGGGACTCTTTGGCGACATATTTATGACAAGTCACCACGTTTGTAACAGAGGCGAGACAAGACCGTAGGGCGGACACGGTGTTTTGTTTCCACCACATCCACTTCGATGTGGGCACCATCTCGGGAGCGATTCGGTGGACACAAAGGGCGATGTCCACCCTACAGGTGAAGGGTATCCAACGTACGAACAAGGCCGTAGGGCGGACACCGGTTTTGTGTCCGCCGCGTCACCCTCGATGTGGGCACCAGCGTGGCTTCGATCCGGTGGACATAAAAGGCGATGTCCACCCTACAGGTGAAGGGTATCCAGCGTACGAACAAGGCCGTAGGGCGGACACCGGTTTTGTGTCCGCCGCGTCACCCTCTATGTGGGCACCGGCGTGGTTTCGATTCGGTGGACATAAAAGGCGATGTCCACCCTACAGGTGAAGGGTATCCAGCGTACGAACAAGGCCGTAGGGCGGACACCGGTTTTGTGTCCGCCGCGTCACCCTCGATGTGGGCACCGGCGTGGCTTCGATCCGGTGGACATAAAAGACGCTGTCCACCCTACAGGTAGAGGATATCCAACTCTAAGAGCTGCGCCAGAAGGGCTTTGCCATGCTCGATAATTGCGGCCGGCTCCCCACCGATCTCTTCCGCGATACGCTGCAGTGCGGCAGCCGGCGTCGGTGCATCGGCGTCGAGCAATTCCAATAACCGCAGTGTCACTGGGTTGCTCTCCAGAAACGCCACTTCATCGCTGCGGTTGCGATACACCACGATACAGGTTGGCGCGTCACTGGCTTTGGCAGGTTGAAATTGGGAACTGATTAAATGGACGGGAAATGAAAAGGCCAAGGGCCAGGCCAAGGGCGACACCTGCAATGGAGCATTCAGCAAATCATCGGGCAGGTCTTGGGCGGGAGGCAGGTCTTCTTCTGCCACATCCAACGCCAACTCCACCCACTCATAATAGGCCAGTTCCCGCAAAAATACGGGATCAGAGGCGCACTGGCGTTCGTGGTTCAGGTAGTCGAGAAACTCCTCGGCGAGGTCGACAAAATAGGGGCTCTGACAGCGGTGCCGACGCATAAAGTCCCGCACCATTTGCAGCCAAGTCTCATCGTTGAAGATGCTTCTCAATACCGGGAAGCTATTGCTTAAAGAGCCCTCGATGTTTTTAAACAATAGATCTCGATAGATACCCAGCCGACGGGATTCAATACCCGCCGGCCCGGCGTTTTCGAGCGGATCTCTGACAAACTCGGTCAGCGATTTTTGCACGCGCTGAAAATCTTGCACTCAGCCCGCCCTCACCTGCTTTGCACGGGTAGGTGCTGATGCCACACGGGCCTGGGCAACGCGGATCTGCGCCACCTCCGCCAACAACTCGCTCATCGGTGGAAAATTAAAATCCCGCTCCAGTAAGGTGGGGACAGGCCCGCAGCGCTGGTAAACCTCATCCAACAAGGTCCACACCGGATCGATCACATCGCTACCGTGGGTGTCGACCCGCAAGTCTTCCGCTTCTTCGTAGTGACCGGCAATATGCAGGTAGCTCACCCGCTCCAGCGGTAAGCCGTCGATAAAGCCCAATGGATCGTAACGGTGATTAATGCTGTTGACGTAGACATTGTTAACATCCAACAGCAAGCCGCAGTCTGACTCCCTGGCCACCGCCGCGATAAAGTCGCTCTCGCTCATTTGCTGTCCCGGTGCGGCGTAGTAGGAGGCGTTTTCCAGCAACATGGGGCGGCCGAGAATATCCTGCACCTGCTTGACCCGCTCGGCCACGTGGCGCACTGCCTCTTCGGTAAAGGGGATCGGCATCAGGTCGTAAAGGTGCCCCTCATCGCCGCAGTAGGTCAGGTGCTCGCTGTAAAGGGGGCACTGATAGCGGTCTATAAAATCCCGCACCGCCGTTACCAAGTCGGTATCCAGCGGCGCAAAGCCGCCGATATTAAGGGATAAACCGTGAAGGGTTACCGGATAGCGTTCGGCAATCTCGTCAAAGTCCCGGCGAAAACGCCCGCCCAGTTTGAGCCAGTTTTCCGGGGCCACCTCGACAAAATCCAGCTCATCGCCAGATAGAGACTGAAACGCGCCCATCAGGGCGCGCCGCAGTCCAAGACCGGCAGATGCCGGTTTAAGGGAGTTGGGCATTAGCTGCCGCATTTAGCCTCGCCACATTTGCCTTCGGAGGCTTTCTTGTCACCACCGCACTTGGCCTCGCCGCATTTACCTTCCCGGGCTTTATCTTCACCGCATTTGGCTTCACCACACTTTCCTTCCATGGCTTTCTTTTCGCCGCACTTGGCCTCGCCGCATTTGCCTTCATGGGCTTTCTTTTCACCGCATTTAGCTTCGCCGCATTTGCCTTCCCCGGTTTTGCCATGGGCGTCGGCGAGCTGATAACCCGCACTCAACTGAGTGGCGGCAAACGGATTACTATCAGCCATCGCTGGGGAGATTGCGGTTGCCAGAAGTGCCGCACCAAAAGCAGAGGCAACAGGTTTCTTACTAAAGGATTTTTTCATTGAAGCCATAGGTCGTACTCCTCGTAGGCGTGTCCCGCCTGATTATAAAAATGATCGCGGTTGCCGCGCCAGCCGGTTTAGCATAGCTCAAAAATTTGGATTAGACCGGCCTTATTCCCCACTACGTGAAGAACGGGCAACCCGTTTTCATGGATTAGACGCCAGCTTCAGGTGATTGTTACAGCCTCTTGCAGTTCTTTCCAAAGAATTTTCAATCGCTTCTCTGATACCGGTGCCTGGGTACCCAATTCCTGGGCAAACAAAGACACCCGGAACTCCTCCAGCTGCCAGCGGTACTGCTCCACCAGCGGGTGCCTGGCAATCCCCTCGCCCTTGCGCTCAATCAGCGCCTGCAACTGGGCCTGAAGCGGCTCCAGAGTCAAGGTGCACTGACGGTCCCGGGTGAAATGGCCCCGCAACTTGTCGATACGTTGCTGCACCGCCTTTAAATAACGGGGGTACTGCTGTAAGCGCTCGCTATCGACCGCAAGAATAAACTCTCCTTCAAACAAGGCACTAAGCTGA
It encodes:
- a CDS encoding DNA-binding domain-containing protein, whose protein sequence is MQDFQRVQKSLTEFVRDPLENAGPAGIESRRLGIYRDLLFKNIEGSLSNSFPVLRSIFNDETWLQMVRDFMRRHRCQSPYFVDLAEEFLDYLNHERQCASDPVFLRELAYYEWVELALDVAEEDLPPAQDLPDDLLNAPLQVSPLAWPLAFSFPVHLISSQFQPAKASDAPTCIVVYRNRSDEVAFLESNPVTLRLLELLDADAPTPAAALQRIAEEIGGEPAAIIEHGKALLAQLLELDILYL
- a CDS encoding UDP-2,3-diacylglucosamine diphosphatase — protein: MTEKLKYKTIWLSDIHLGFKDCRAEYLLDFLSRVECDTIYLVGDVVDLWAMKRTLFWPPSHYDVVRRLFHMANSGTRVVYIPGNHDEPFRDYTDNLFGPIEVKREAIYTTVTGKRLLMFHGDILDEHIQLSKWEDLIGDAAYDLLLFLNRWANFFRRRFGRHYWSLATYIKQRIPNARQVIDVFEEAAVREAKRRGLDGVICGHIHQPALKEIDGLLYCNDGDWIENCTVLGETAEGKMELLNWTERQTLLDSLHHDGEPASADILPLRRAG
- a CDS encoding GNAT family N-acyltransferase — protein: MISVDAVIEERFPRLATGNPHIRKTLAALLQYLFHEAEFKQFEKDYPHLQGLDFVEQVLDFFDFGYAVSALDKERIPVSGRVVIISNHPIGSLDGLALLKLVSEVRGDVKVVANDVLYAIKPLRSMLLPVDNMSGKANRKENLKAIQDHLKGEGAVIIFPAGEVSRFSPAGIRDGRWHNGFIKFAEKTNAPILPVHINARNSVFFYALSMLAKPLSTLWLIREMFKQNNRTVRVTIGPAIETDLHRNLPLTAQAKVRLFKKHIYKLGKRRRRGEPCFMPEAQPVAHPEDRQLLRRAIRQCEKLGTTRDGMEIYCYQYSGDCVIMREIGRLREISFRAVGEGTGHRRDVDTYDAYYDHIVLWDENQLELVGAYRLKRGASLEGDQQFYSATLFDYDPGLSGPIFEQGAELGRSFVQPRYWGRSALDYLWQGVGTYLRRHRDVRYLFGPVSLSDSMPKAAKDLIVQFYQAHFVAPEQWASAKLPYRSEHQPSPFTGENYNEEFARLKAQLSAMDCAVPTLYKQYTELCEPGGVSFADFNIDPDFADCIDGLVMVDIEQMKPARYKRYIDSSGLRSAGLQSAGPQSASDTDSHAA
- a CDS encoding M14 family zinc carboxypeptidase translates to MSSELGQSITEHADGAVGPHLPPLSEVLDQCRGRLYRRLSELISLEQLCRQAGDWVSTRTEALIDVDDYRLPVVSICIGEPTKARCCLLLTGGIHGVERIGTQVLLAWLESVIERCRWDSHWRQQFQEDVAIVALPIVNPGGMLKDWRSNPRHVDLNRHAPINAEDKVPFLVGGQRLWRKLPWHRGHFEQEVEAEFLALQNVIDRYSSPQRPMLAVDLHSGFGFRDHLWIPYAYRREPIEDIGSYMALKLLWERNFPHHNYAFGPQSMHYLSHGDMWDYFHRRGTQQGHTLLPLTLEMGSWLWVKKHPRQLFSFAGLFNPTVPHRHARVLRSHLVLLDFLLAAIRNPDSWIVSGERDRHMQQIAQTLWYRNLP
- a CDS encoding DUF692 domain-containing protein yields the protein MRQLMPNSLKPASAGLGLRRALMGAFQSLSGDELDFVEVAPENWLKLGGRFRRDFDEIAERYPVTLHGLSLNIGGFAPLDTDLVTAVRDFIDRYQCPLYSEHLTYCGDEGHLYDLMPIPFTEEAVRHVAERVKQVQDILGRPMLLENASYYAAPGQQMSESDFIAAVARESDCGLLLDVNNVYVNSINHRYDPLGFIDGLPLERVSYLHIAGHYEEAEDLRVDTHGSDVIDPVWTLLDEVYQRCGPVPTLLERDFNFPPMSELLAEVAQIRVAQARVASAPTRAKQVRAG
- a CDS encoding alpha/beta fold hydrolase, yielding MTEEKIHHWLFLRGLSREQAHWGEFARGCREQLGWQCHFLDLPGFGDQHPLNSPLTIPAIRQQVAERFSGEHTRPMGIVALSLGGMVALDWLAADPQRFHAAVLINSSSRLSPWYQRLQVSQVRHVAKALLSTKPVDQERAILNMVSNRDWGSGAKQDDLVLEQWLNIRHCHPITKANTLRQLFAASRFRPPATLPLSPLFITSYGDRMVSWKCSAELAKHYGGQLIAHPDAGHDLPLDDPGWLIDCLRQRLS